A single window of Flavobacterium sp. 140616W15 DNA harbors:
- a CDS encoding AsmA-like C-terminal region-containing protein yields MTKGNIKSILYRIVKYIGIVLVVILALLFITPYVFSDKIKEEIKKTANKKLNAELNYSDANISFFHHFPSLTLTLNDLKLNGSAPFQKENFVTAKEVSFGINISSLLFGETVSIDQIYLSNSFINVKVNKNGEANYNVYKSSEAEAEKAKDNSDDTSLKLEKIEIINSKIVYDDQSTKVHLDVFGFNYSGKGDLSKDIFDLYSKARIEKLNILYENEPYLMNKKVDADLITKVNVNSLSFLFEQNNLKINQLIVDFKGKFDFLKDGYNIDFIIKSDNSQLHDVFTAFPPKFITWLSKTDLKGNTNLLLTLKGKYIASQNIAPDLNVDLKINDGYVNYNKSSFPVSNLNLDINTKLPSLNPDLLIVDAKNLALNINKDHLKSKFYVKGVDTPEVDIDLNSQIDLGKLTQAFGIPDIELKGNLIGDIKAKGVFDLKNKLFPVTSGTINLKNGFLKTKYYPNPITDITIVSEINNQKGTFDDLKVKLSPAQITFEGKPFFINANLSNFNDLTYDIKAKGELDISKIYRVFSQKGLDLDGSIKADLVLKGKQSDAEKGNYSKLNNKGTLEIKNIGIVSEYLPKKFIIKEGLFKINQDKMFFKNFMSTYGQSDFKMNGYLQNVFNFMTTKTGVLKGSFAINSKYINADEFMSSTTTETSNTTTAPSTNTEASKIEVTETGVIIIPKNFNLQFQANAQKVNFNKLALNNAKGNLKMNKGILTMQNTGFNLIGCEVSMDATYQAQTMKKALFDYTIKATDFDVKKAYNEIEIFRKMASAAEKAQGTVSLDYKLKGRLNAKMEPVYPSLVGEGVISVKDIKLYGMKMFNAVSKTTSHEAIRNPQITKVDIKSSIKNNIITLERFKFKFAGFRPRIEGTTSLDGKLNIKMRLGLPPLGILGIPLIIKGTKDNPKIKIGRKSEDLEETQDTED; encoded by the coding sequence ATGACAAAAGGGAATATAAAATCCATTTTATATAGAATAGTAAAATATATTGGAATAGTGCTAGTCGTTATTTTAGCGCTACTTTTTATAACGCCTTATGTTTTTTCGGATAAAATAAAAGAAGAGATAAAGAAAACAGCAAACAAAAAACTTAATGCTGAACTAAATTATTCAGATGCTAACATTTCCTTCTTTCATCATTTTCCATCATTAACTTTAACTTTAAATGATTTAAAATTAAATGGATCTGCTCCATTTCAAAAAGAAAACTTTGTTACTGCTAAAGAAGTTTCTTTTGGTATTAACATAAGTAGTTTACTTTTTGGAGAAACTGTTAGCATAGACCAAATATATCTATCTAATTCTTTTATCAATGTAAAAGTTAATAAAAACGGTGAAGCAAATTATAACGTTTATAAATCATCTGAAGCTGAAGCAGAAAAAGCAAAAGATAATAGTGATGATACTTCTTTAAAATTAGAAAAAATTGAAATCATCAATAGTAAGATAGTCTATGATGATCAATCAACCAAGGTACATCTAGATGTTTTTGGATTTAATTATTCTGGAAAGGGAGATTTAAGTAAAGATATCTTCGACTTATATTCAAAAGCTAGAATCGAAAAACTTAACATCTTATACGAAAATGAACCTTATTTAATGAACAAAAAGGTAGATGCTGACTTAATTACAAAAGTAAATGTAAACTCTTTATCTTTCCTTTTCGAACAAAACAATTTAAAGATAAATCAACTAATAGTTGATTTTAAAGGAAAATTTGACTTTTTAAAAGATGGTTATAATATTGATTTTATTATAAAATCAGATAACAGTCAATTACATGATGTCTTTACAGCATTCCCTCCTAAATTCATTACCTGGTTATCAAAAACTGATTTAAAAGGGAATACAAATCTATTACTTACCTTAAAAGGTAAATATATTGCATCACAGAACATTGCTCCAGATTTAAACGTTGATTTAAAAATAAATGATGGTTATGTAAACTATAATAAAAGTTCTTTTCCTGTTTCAAATTTAAATCTAGATATAAATACGAAATTACCTTCGCTAAATCCAGACCTTTTAATTGTTGATGCAAAAAACCTAGCCTTAAACATAAATAAAGACCATTTAAAATCTAAATTTTATGTAAAAGGGGTAGATACTCCTGAAGTAGACATTGACCTAAACAGCCAGATAGATTTAGGAAAATTAACTCAGGCATTTGGAATTCCTGACATAGAATTAAAAGGAAATCTTATTGGAGATATTAAAGCAAAAGGAGTTTTTGATTTAAAAAATAAACTCTTCCCAGTAACTTCTGGAACAATTAACTTGAAAAATGGATTTTTAAAAACAAAATATTATCCAAACCCAATTACAGACATAACAATTGTTTCTGAGATTAATAATCAAAAAGGAACTTTTGATGATTTGAAAGTCAAATTATCACCAGCACAAATAACCTTTGAAGGAAAACCCTTTTTTATTAATGCCAACTTAAGCAATTTTAACGATCTTACTTATGACATTAAAGCTAAAGGAGAATTAGATATAAGCAAAATATATAGAGTTTTTTCTCAAAAAGGATTAGATCTAGATGGCTCAATTAAAGCCGATTTAGTTTTGAAAGGAAAACAAAGTGATGCTGAAAAAGGAAACTATAGCAAACTCAATAATAAAGGAACACTAGAAATTAAGAATATCGGAATTGTATCTGAATACCTTCCTAAGAAGTTTATTATTAAAGAAGGTCTTTTTAAAATAAACCAAGACAAAATGTTTTTCAAAAACTTTATGTCAACTTATGGTCAATCAGATTTTAAAATGAATGGATATCTACAAAATGTCTTTAATTTCATGACAACCAAAACTGGGGTCTTAAAAGGATCATTTGCTATAAATTCAAAGTACATCAATGCTGATGAATTTATGTCGAGTACAACTACCGAGACAAGCAATACAACTACAGCTCCTAGTACAAATACTGAAGCATCAAAAATAGAAGTAACTGAAACTGGAGTCATTATAATTCCGAAGAATTTCAATTTACAATTTCAAGCAAATGCACAGAAGGTAAATTTCAACAAACTTGCATTAAATAACGCAAAGGGAAATCTTAAAATGAATAAAGGGATTTTAACCATGCAAAATACTGGTTTCAATCTAATAGGCTGCGAAGTAAGCATGGATGCAACGTATCAAGCTCAAACAATGAAAAAAGCTCTATTCGACTATACTATCAAAGCAACAGATTTTGACGTTAAAAAGGCTTACAATGAAATTGAGATATTTAGAAAAATGGCTAGTGCAGCAGAAAAAGCACAGGGAACCGTTTCGCTAGATTACAAGCTAAAAGGAAGACTTAATGCTAAGATGGAGCCTGTTTACCCTTCATTAGTTGGTGAAGGTGTAATTTCTGTAAAAGATATCAAACTCTATGGGATGAAAATGTTCAATGCTGTAAGCAAAACAACTAGTCATGAAGCAATTAGAAATCCTCAAATAACCAAGGTTGATATTAAGAGTAGCATCAAAAACAATATAATTACTCTAGAACGATTCAAATTCAAATTTGCAGGTTTCAGACCAAGAATAGAAGGAACAACTAGTTTAGATGGTAAACTAAATATTAAAATGAGATTAGGTTTACCTCCATTAGGAATTTTGGGAATTCCGTTAATAATCAAAGGAACCAAAGATAATCCTAAAATAAAAATAGGAAGAAAATCAGAA
- a CDS encoding tRNA-(ms[2]io[6]A)-hydroxylase, which translates to MLGLKLATDPRWVNIVESNIEEILTDHAWCEQKAASNAISLVTYNSELEELVTEMLIIAREELEHLQMVHDIIKKRGLTLGRERKDHYVNELFKFMKKDGSRKDALCDRLLFSAMIEARSCERFKVLSENIKDQELATFYRDLMISEAGHYTTFLGFARKYTDNIDIDKRWKEWIEYEGSIITNYGKSETVHG; encoded by the coding sequence CGAATCGAATATCGAAGAAATTCTTACCGACCATGCATGGTGTGAGCAAAAAGCGGCTTCAAACGCAATTAGTTTAGTAACATACAATTCAGAATTAGAGGAATTAGTAACAGAAATGTTAATTATTGCCAGAGAAGAATTAGAGCATTTACAAATGGTACATGACATTATCAAGAAAAGAGGTTTGACACTTGGTCGCGAAAGAAAAGACCATTATGTAAATGAGCTTTTTAAATTCATGAAAAAAGACGGCAGTAGAAAAGATGCCCTTTGTGATCGCCTATTATTTTCGGCCATGATTGAAGCTAGAAGTTGTGAACGCTTTAAAGTCCTTTCAGAAAACATAAAAGACCAGGAATTGGCAACATTTTATCGTGATTTAATGATTTCGGAAGCAGGACATTATACTACTTTTTTAGGATTTGCCCGAAAATATACCGATAATATAGACATCGATAAACGTTGGAAAGAATGGATTGAATACGAAGGTTCTATCATTACTAATTATGGAAAAAGCGAAACTGTACACGGATAA